In a single window of the Fusarium falciforme chromosome 3, complete sequence genome:
- a CDS encoding INTRADIOL-DIOXYGENAS domain-containing protein, with protein sequence MFRATFLVFFLLFGAVFSHPHKEPDAESIRAHEEVRRRCGPRVAKMKRDRLALRRRDDSVDADSGDTVYKINAKAPKYNKIKDWTNILTPETSRGPYFLPRSQTLRQDIREDEPGVPLSLEIGVIDIDTCDPLDSVLVDIWLELLKHCNATGSYSSFTGLSPNTQFLDLYSEQTGNGTLDLHQGLPDLSWLSTDESTFLRGMWPTDKHGVTSFTTIVPGFYVQRAIHIHVQIHTNWTILSNGTLAHGAIVSTGQIFIDELLSRQLMALEPYVSHTEIERVKNADDGIYNQESATGAMTLLDTEPLDGKDYTKGVFGYITLGVQMSQIRNGSTIDALPEVPVPA encoded by the exons ATGTTCAGAGCCACTTTCCTCGTTTTCTTCCTCTTATTCGGTGCTGTTTTCA GTCACCCTCACAAGGAGCCCGATGCTGAATCAATCAGGGCTCATGAAGAAGTCCGCCGGAGATGCGGCCCTCGCGTGGCAAAGATGAAGCGAGATCGCCTGGCTCTTAGACGCCGCGATGATTCCGTTGATGCCGACTCAGGAGATACTGTCTACAAAATCAACGCCAAGGCACCCAAGTacaacaagatcaaggacTGGACCAACATCCTTACACCTGAGACGAGCCGTGGTCCTTATTTCCTGCCTAGAAGCCAGACTCTTCGTCAGGATATCCGAGAGGATGAGCCTGGCGTGCCTCTGTCTTTGGAAATAGGTGTCATCGACATTGACACATGCGACCCCTTGGATAGTGTCTTGGTTGATATCTGG TTGGAACTACTCAAGCATTGCAACGCTACCGGATCTTATAGCTCCTTCACGGGCCTATCTCCCAACACTCAGTTCCTCGATCTCTACTCCGAGCAGACTGGCAATGGGACACTTGATCTTCATCAGGGGCTTCCAGACCTATCC TGGCTCTCGACTGATGAGTCAACCTTTTTGCGTGGAATGTGGCCCACGGACAAGCACGGAGTGACCTCCTTTACGACAATTGTCCCTGGATTCTAC GTTCAACGAGCTATCCACATCCACGTCCAGATCCATACCAACTGGACAATTCTATCTAATGGCACTCTTGCTCATGGGGCAATCGTCAGCACGGGTCAGATCTTCATCGACGAGCTCCTTTCAAGACAACTCATGGCTTTGGAGCCATACGTCAGCCACACCGAGATTGAGCGAGTGAAGAATGCAGACGATGGCATCTACAACCAAGAATCAGCTA CCGGTGCTATGACCCTCCTGGACACGGAGCCGCTTGATGGGAAGGACTATACGAAGGGCGTTTTCGGATACATCACTCTG GGTGTTCAAATGAGCCAAATCAGAAACGGAAGCACAATTGATGCCT TACCCGAGGTTCCTGTTCCTGCTTGA